CCCCTCTGGTCCGACCACGTCCAGATCCTTATCCTCCTCCGCAAAAAGAGAACTGGCAAACGAAACCCTTTCATCATGAGAGGTGTCAAGGTCATCATGACCAGACGGATACACCTCATCATAGCCCACTCCTTTGTGGACACATGATTAATCACTCAATGCCTCTCTAGATCTGTCACCTACACATGATGGATAAAACCCCTAAGACTCTACAGGTCTACAAAGGCAACGGGCATTTGaagtaaagaacaaaaaaagaagtcaatGTAAGGAAACGAGTGCTTACCAATTGAATGATACAATGAACACGATGTGGCGGACAGTCTCAACAAGTGAACGGTCACCCAAAAGCAACGAAGATGACGTAGCTGAAAATAAAGTAAATGGTGGCGCTCTAgctttgaaaatttgttgtggaaagtaaaaatgagagagagaagcaacatatatatagagataaTGACATGGAAGACAAAGGGACACTTCGGTACGAGCAATTTACCACTAAAAATGTGCCACATGCCTCTACTGCATTAATGGCACTAGGCTGGCCTGTCAAATCAAAAAGCATTTCCAAAGGGTTGAGTTAGACGGTCACTCTACGGGTTTGTCTGGGAAATAAGGCGATGGACCCATAGAGTGAGGGGCCaattgaagaggataaaattaaAGTAGACGGTATCATTTTACAGAACCTGCCATGAGCGACGATACTAGGTAGTTGACAATCAAAGGGAAGGAAGCAACACGACAAAATGTGTCCAAGGTGGACGTGCTCTCTATGGTGGATGAAGGGGAAGGGGAAATCAGACAGATACAAAGTGGATGGTGGCAAAGCCACGTGGCACCCACATGATTTAATTGGTCTTTAAGGAACTTTAAATGGAAATGTCTTGTGCTTCATGATTAACCATAGTCAACCAGGTCTCAATATGGAAAGATCCCGTAAAATACATGTATTAACAAGGATCTTCCCTATAAGGAAACATCTTCTTTGCTAAGAAACCAAAGTCGGTtttacactactataaaaacccaaaaccttcagaaatcaaggtacgcataatttaccCCAGTTCtgacactctagagttgtgaaagttctctaacttagCCTTCGGAGAGTATTTGGCTGGTACCATACCAGTAATCTCTACAgggtctttttcttcttctttgttgtgcTCTTGCCTAAGAGCGCGCAAGGATCTTGTAGCTTAttgacgattttcggcatcatcaaatataattttttggaattaataccaattacaagaaaaataagtttCCTAAAATACATTTTCCCAAAAAGCGAGTAATTTTCTATACAAAGAATTTATgtcaaaaacaaaatgaatgaACTTGGGTTATGCATATCAGTGAGCCTTGTTCATACGATGAtttctttttgaaacttttGCATTAAGATGTATAGATACTTCATTTGAGGTGTTGTGCCTGCGTCGTATCCACCAggtcatgttataatttttccaaatttacTTGTGTCATGTACTGTATCATACTTGTACCCATGTCTGTGCTTCCTAACTTTTgcactatgtttttttttttttgtttctttaatagAATTTGGACACTAATATTGAGTTTAGCATTAAGAGGGAAAAAAGCAACAACATTGTATGAACACATAGTATATATGATGGGCTCCAATGTCTTTCATTTGGTTCAAATTAGTGAATGAGATACCGTACCGTACCGGCTATACTGGTTGGTAAATACCGTATCGTACCGGCTGGTAAATACCATACCATACCGGCCAGTGCACTGGTACGAGTACCCCTCTGTTTTGTACCGAAAAATATACCTGCTATACCGGCCATACCTAGCGTGTATCGGCCGTACCGGGTTGAAACACTCCAAgccatttgttttttgttgttggtaattttgacaaattttcaaGGGCAATATGGTAATTGTGCTAAACCTAATTCTAACCCTAAGTCCCAGCAGCACagccctctttctttctttctctcacgcTCTCTCTCAGCTACTCTGTGTCTCTCATCTCTCAGCTTCTTTGTCTCTCACTCTGCTATGTCTCGGCTTCTCATTCTTTGTCTTGAGTCTCGGCTTCTCACTCTTAGGTAAAATTTTGCcttaatcaaatttgaaaattgtttcCATTGTATGATATAAGTTTTACATAAGGTTTTAGAAATTGGCATTTTTATACGAGTATCTTGCAATTGTTCCATCATGTCATTCTTCAGAATTTCTTGATGCaaaacatataatttatttattttctttttcagtttcgttgctttttttattttctatgctctgaaatttatttttgtgttttttttaaaattaattttggtttactttCATTTGTTATAAAGGGGGCTGTTTCTTTCCTTGGAGAGACAATTTTACAAGTTCATTATGAAATGCAATTTCagcattatatttatttaattccactaaagaaaaatgagatcaATTTATACTTGTTGTGCATCTATAACTTTTCTCTAATGATGAATTGCCTTAACAAAGTTGTTCCTTTGTGTTGTAATTCCTATGCTTCTTGGGGCAGAAGAATAGTGGATAATCTtgtaaacatggttctagagattttgtgtgtgtgtgtgtgtgtgtgtgtgtgtgtgtgtgtgtgtgtaatatatataaaatagcggtaaacctaAAACGGTATACCGGTATTGATCGGTACTTGAAATATATCGTACAGTTGGCTAAACCGGTATAGCCTccagtacggtattgacttcattggttcaaattaaaaaaaaaaaaagagttgtaaaaaaaaaaaaaaaaaaaaaacttaaataaatgcATGTACggttatattaataatttgaatgaaaattttgagactaaAGAGCAACTATATATGTTaagttatttctttttattatattataatttagtaGGGTACTTATATTAtctaaatagaattttataagataaattaatcaagcattaaaatctttattatatttattttcaatttttatttgtgtttccaacaaaaataaaacatgttaaTGAAAGTTAgtgatattttttcatttactcagcaaacaaaaaaaagggtattattttattgtcttatattataatttctaatataaaattattttatttttaattgaaatctaaCACAGATACGTAGATACATTATACATGCTTTtacgattttttttagaagagctTATAAGATCTAATCATTCAAACTatagaaaaatataatcatGATAGATCAGCAATATTCAAGATTATAATAAAGATATGGAATGCTTTTTAACACAGTAAAAcgtgaaattaaaaatattaattctgattttctcaaaaaaatattaattctgATCATTTCATTGTCATATATATAATGACAAacctcaacaaaataaataaataatatagttAATAAAAGTATTAAAGTTaagttaaacaaaaatatttttgttatagtATAATACTTAAAACATTTTATACCTGTTCTATACATTAAACTATAGAAAATATGTATTTCTTTAGtgtatttaatttgttttgtttagtgatgatagttatttttttaagaaaaatacatgCATATTAATTTACGTTTGAAATCTACATTTATAATATGTATATTTACCAGCTATGGCACCGAATATAATATGTGTAAAATTTTCATacaatatatattgattttttaaaaagaatattattgattttcatataaacttataagtgatacttgtttaattatttaaattgtcaacttaataattattataataaatttacaaaaaaattcacacaaacttagggcccgtttggtgaGTAAGtttgaataatatttttggatgtttttaatatacgtgtgtgaatgaaaaaatgtataaaaatgtGTGCTAGTGTGTTTAAAATGCTTAAAACTATTCTTGAAATAGCCTGCCAAACCGGCCCAAATGATCTTATAACTAAGATATGTTGTTTGCAAAAACACCTAAAGCCTTTTAAGTAGCCTATTGATAGTGACACTAATTATGGTGGCTGATATACATGATTTGAACTCTACTTCTCAATTCCTTATCATCTATTTTCATGTGTAACACCTAAAGCCCCCTCAGTAGCCTATTAATGGTGACAATGACCCCTATTATGATGCCTAATATATGTGATTCAAAATTCTACCTCCCCATGCCCATCAATATCATCTACTAGATAAAAAGAGGTAAATGAGGACAGAAAAGTCAGAAATGAAGGCCGAGGGGCAAGCTTGAGATTATATCAAATACATAGCCCATTGTTAATCATCTCAGTGCATATAAACAGGACTTGACCACTTCACACATATAAAAGAGTCAGAACCAACAACAAAACACATTCAGAGTGAGCCGAAGGCAAAGCAATAGCTCTCGCAGCACTCATTGCTGACTGTTCTGACCAAACACTACAAAATGCAACCATTGTAGACAGAAACTAATAATTCTTCACTTCTCTTTCCAGATCCCAAATCAaatctgagaaaaaaaaaagggagagaaatttTGATGATGGCAAACCAATTGGAGAGCTTGGTACAGTCGATAAAATCGAAGGTTCGAGCTctgaagaagaacaagaagccATACGTGAAGATGGACAAGAGCTCGAGTGTCAAGGTCGAGATCCGTAGCAGGAAGGCTCGAAAGCTCATCGACAAGACACTCAAGGTTGCTGATCAACCTGGGAAGCGTAGCCTTTCTTAATTTTCATACCTTTGTATAtgtgttttaagtttaaacGATACATATTAATTTGCATGTTGTCTTGACTCTTGCTCtgtttttgtgggttttatCTTTGTTTCGTGGGTGGTGGTCTTGTTGTGCCTACCGATttctgtgtttttgtttgtttttaaggTTTCGAAACCTTTGGAGAAGAAAACGACGCAAGGGTTTGAAACCATTTTGGAACCGTTTCGGATTGGCTTATAtataagaaacaatgatttctTCCTGATTATATATATCTGAtgctcatttttttataaaagaaaatttctttttaataggAAATATATTGGAGATAATGCGTTTGGTATCTACGTTTATAGAATAGTTTATTAAGAATTAAGCCATAATCCTTGTTATTTAATCCATATATCTGATACTCCATTTATTTAATCCTTCCTACTTAATTGAACAAGAAGAATTAAGCCATAATCCTTGTTACTCAATTGTCACCTCCTCATTTTCTTCAACaaaagcatcatgggctcaaatactttttttttttagtttaactATCAGATTATCAAGTAAGGACAACAATATGAATTAGTAATGAAA
This portion of the Castanea sativa cultivar Marrone di Chiusa Pesio chromosome 7, ASM4071231v1 genome encodes:
- the LOC142642571 gene encoding uncharacterized protein LOC142642571, which gives rise to MMANQLESLVQSIKSKVRALKKNKKPYVKMDKSSSVKVEIRSRKARKLIDKTLKVADQPGKRSLS